The proteins below are encoded in one region of Oreochromis niloticus isolate F11D_XX linkage group LG6, O_niloticus_UMD_NMBU, whole genome shotgun sequence:
- the LOC100704127 gene encoding LOW QUALITY PROTEIN: signal-induced proliferation-associated 1-like protein 2 (The sequence of the model RefSeq protein was modified relative to this genomic sequence to represent the inferred CDS: inserted 2 bases in 1 codon) has product MGPPVVQGAPVVPKMGVRARMSDLSQRRDAQEGLNLSFLSQPPHSNKSLDPQPRSETTFPVRPSPSTSRSLARMKRSNSEVTISDVGAEDMDPAAINRNTGASLRRKCCSTSTLDRQSLSRSTETPSWRLEQHVPSAPPPFPEPPQLHAALSPSLQTAARIAHGDVIYVPDYVNASVYVSHVQKTKPETSILSRLRNQRTNRDISPSVISYKCFSHYDSQSVLFDFSSGFVHQADLQHRRNISTSGCDVFDGLSPDECEKNNFLVSSCPFFHNEIGGETERRLGLTRANTSTCGAAADTSFSNPPLSIRRTNASISVLEFSGGTRAFDQNLMNNHDIEHIDLGARYYLKYFYNQDHQNYFGIDENXLSLRREKLEERNDETQYNYRMILRTGQLSTLRGSITEESIPSSSKHGTSRRLPLRDVLEFVVPQLSIHSLRLAADSPRVPELLLQLDQQELRFQRKVGVLFCRAGQSTEEDNSDSGSPALDQFLDLLGHRGPLKDTSDDSTGRQSVFTTFREFKLMFHVSTLLHKSLTGNDFVTVIFQEPNSPPFTPQNICSHSQHVFIIVRVHRPCSQHTCYSVAVSRHRDIPFFGPLIPPGWMFSASPEFRNFLLTKIINAENAAHRSETFVTITAQRRQEHLKELVENFSTSVLVDSSSSIKFSFISLGVKKKERSAPRPHAYLNSAGALTWSVTAKDFSCSFDVPCQLAVSSEFVVLVEEASRQVVFHCYCRDVIGWNAGHKGIKLFYEHGDCVMLSTRERGWEDSREIAQRLQLVTRGSPAVDMILRRNRHGQLGFHVNFEGVVADVETNSFAWKEGLRPGCRIMEICAVAIVKLSHKQMIELLRTSMNVSVVVILPHRDGTPRRSFSEIYQVPRFEYKLDSDITSYPLRVTPPTWHKVLEAPPTQSIPDELEQKLRPIKQMNEGSRSPSKRSTSVDPGPPLTPQSHARWGARPDWSVSSEEGSLEKIGRSKEASHLCHHDHPHCVTKARRVFHPSLTDANNTLSSSSGSEGRYSDHHLTDTKMPSMDSGIDSAPCTSSAQPAVAGATLVLSDIQRGKWTISAGHMTNLSEICSLSCDCHGSTSWSEGRSKSSSSTSSPEALITCKEGSTKETGLTQEGEGLKRSSRCSRLSCVPIKDVGVKQSDVTAGEQLPSDHLPPRLNSTLPPTIGRKLPLPLQRSNRSYSDSLLALRSGDKHMPLPQASSQLDWFHLESTQAFKADINQTQPTLGVTSQSSALEDSDITARSLSGEVLRLEEILQQLQLDLLKEQRDKAALQQQVLSLRQENHRLQMESHSAAKHIRRFAAWMLRQDSLP; this is encoded by the exons ATGGGACCTCCGGTCGTTCAGGGAGCTCCTGTTGTACCAAAGATGGGGGTCAGGGCCCGAATGTCCGACTTGTCTCAGAGGAGGGATGCTCAGGAGGGTCTGAACTTGAGCTTTCTGAGTCAACCTCCCCATTCCAACAAGAGTCTGGACCCCCAGCCCAGGTCAGAGACCACATTCCCAGTTCGCCCGAGTCCTTCCACCAGCAGGAGTTTGGCAAGGATGAAGAGAAGCAACAGTGAGGTGACGATCAGTGATGTCGGAGCTGAAGACATGGACCCTGCTGCCATCAATCGAAACACAGGCGCGAGTCTGAGGCGAAAGTGCTGCAGCACTTCGACACTGGACCGCCAAAGTTTGTCACGATCCACTGAGACTCCTTCCTGGAGGCTGGAGCAGCACGTGCCCAGCGCACCGCCTCCATTCCCAGAACCTCCACAGCTTCATGCTGCACTGTCGCCCAGTCTGCAGACCGCCGCTCGCATTGCTCATGGGGATGTCATCTATGTACCCGACTACGTGAACGCTTCGGTTTATGTGTCGCATGTTCAGAAAACAAAGCCGGAGACATCAATCCTCAGCAGACTAAGGAATCAGAGGACAAACAGGGACATAAGCCCCAGTGTGATCTCTTACAAATGCTTTTCTCATTATGATAGTCAGAGTGTCCTCTTCGACTTCAGCAGTGGCTTTGTCCACCAAGCAGACCTCCAGCACAGAAGGAACATCTCCACCTCTGGATGTGATGTGTTTGATGGTTTAAGCCctgatgaatgtgaaaaaaacaactttctgGTGAGTAGCTGTCCATTCTTTCATAATGAGATTGGAGGAGAGACGGAGAGGAGGCTGGGCCTGACTCGGGCCAACACCTCCACCTGCGGTGCTGCAGCGGACACATCCTTCAGCAATCCGCCGCTCAGCATCCGCCGCACCAATGCGAGCATCTCAGTGTTGGAGTTCAGTGGAGGAACTCGGGCGTTCGACCAAAACCTGATGAATAATCACGACATTGAACACATTGACCTGGGAGCCAGATACTACCTGAAATACTTCTACAACCAAG atcACCAAAATTATTTTGGCATTGATGAGAA TCTGAGCCTCCGGCGAGAGAAACTGGAGGAGAGGAATGATGAGACACAGTACAACTACAGGATGATCCTCAGGACTGGTCAG CTGTCTACCCTCAGAGGATCCATCACAGAGGAGTCTATCCCATCTTCATCCAAACACGGGACCAGTCGACGTCTTCCTCTGAGGGATGTTCTCGAATTTGTGGTTCCTCAACTTAGCATCCACAGTCTCAGACTGGCTGCCGATTCACCCAGAGTCCCTgaactgctgctgcagctggacCAGCAGGAG CTGAGGTTCCAGCGCAAAGTGGGTGTGTTATTCTGTCGGGCTGGTCAGTCCACCGAGGAGGACAACAGTGACTCTGGCAGTCCCGCTCTAGATCAGTTCCTGGACCTTCTGGGTCACAGAGGTCCACTGAAAGATACCAGCG aTGACTCAACAGGGAGGCAGTCAGTTTTTACAACGTTCAGAGAATTCAAGCTGATGTTCCACGTCTCCACG ctgcTCCATAAAAGTCTTACTGGGAATGACTTCGTCACAGTAATCTTCCAGGAGCCGAACTCCCCGCCCTTCACTCCGCAAAACATCTGCTCACATTCCCAACACGTCTTCATCATCGTTCGAGTCCACCGCCCCTGCAGCCAGCACACCTGTTACAG TGTTGCAGTGTCCAGGCATAGAGACATCCCGTTCTTTGGTCCCTTGATCCCACCAGGTTGGATGTTTTCAGCCTCACCTGAATTCAGAAATTTCCTGCTGACGAAGATCATTAATGCTGAAAACGCTGCGCACAGGTCAGAGACCTTTGTCACAATAACAGCACAGCGCAGACAGGAGCACCTGAAGGAGCTGGTGGAAAACTTTTCCACATCAGTGCTAGTGGACTCATCATCTTCCATCAAGTTCAGCTTCATCTCTCTGGGAGTAAAGAAAAAAGAGCGCAGCGCACCACGGCCTCATGCTTACCTGAACAGCGCCGGGGCTCTCACCTGGAGTGTGACAGCAAAAGACTTCAGCTGCTCTTTTGATGTACCATGCCAGCTCGCCGTCTCCAGTGAGTTTGTGGTGCTTGTAGAGGAAGCCAGCAGACAGGtagtgtttcactgttactgcaGAGACGTGATTGGCTGGAACGCCGGCCACAAAGGCATTAAACTTTTCTACGAACACGGagactgtgtgatgctgtcaacACGAGAGAGAGGCTGGGAGGACAGCCGCGAGATCGCCCAGAGACTGCAG CTGGTGACTCGTGGCAGTCCTGCTGTGGACATGATTCTGAGGAGGAACCGTCACGGTCAGCTTGGGTTTCACGTGAACTTTGAAGGAGTGGTGGCGGATGTTGAGACCAACAGTTTTGCATGGAAGGAGGGTCTCCGGCCCGGCTGTAGGATAATGGAGATCTGTGCAGTCGCCATAGTAAAGCTATCACATAAACAGATGATTGAGCTGCTGAGGACATCGATGAACGTGAGCGTGGTCGTTATTCTGCCGCACAGAGATGGGACACCGCGCAG GAGTTTCTCAGAAATCTACCAAGTCCCGAGGTTTGAGTACAAACTGGACTCTGACATCACTTCCTACCCATTAAGAGTAACCCCACCCACCTGGCACAAGGTGTTAGAAGCTCCGCCTACTCAGAGCATTCCAGATGAACTGGAACAGAAGCTGAGACCAattaaacaaatgaatgaggGATCCAG GTCACCAAGCAAACGCTCGACTTCGGTTGACCCCGGACCACCTTTGACCCCACAAAGCCATGCCCGGTGGGG AGCTCGTCCTGATTGGTCAGTCAGCTCTGAAGAAGGCTCACTTGAGAAGATTGGGAGATCTAAAG AGGCCAGTCACCTTTGTCATCATGATCATCCTCATTGTGTGACAAAGGCTCGGAGGGTTTTTCACCCGAGTCTGACGGATGCCAACAACACGCTTTCCAGCAGCAGTGGCAGCGAGGGCAGATACTCCGACCATCATCTCACTGACACTAAGATGCCTTCAATGGACAGCGGAATTGACTCCGCCCCCTGCACATCATCGGCCCAACCAGCTGTGGCTGGGGCGACGCTGGTCCTGAGCGATATCCAGAGAGGCAAATGGACAATCTCAGCCGGTCACATGACCAACCTGAGTGAGATCTGCTCTCTGTCCTG TGACTGTCATGGATCCACCAGCTGGTCTGAGGGCAGGTCCAAAAGCAGTTCCTCTACCAGCTCACCTGAGGCCTTAATCACATGTAAAGAAGGCTCCACTAAGGAAACGGGGCTTACTCAAGAGGGGGAGGGGCTGAAGAGATCCAGCAGGTGCAGCAG ATTAAGCTGTGTTCCAATAAAAGATGTTGGCGTGAAGCAATCTGATGTCACTGCAGGTGAACAG CTGCCGTCGGACCACCTGCCTCCACGTCTCAACAGCACGCTACCGCCCACCATCGGCAGAAAACTGCCACTGCCGCTACAGAGGA GTAACCGCTCTTACTCTGACAGCTTATTGGCTCTGAGGTCTGGAGATAAACACATGCCGCTCCCACAAGCCTCATCACAGCTGGACTGGTTTCACCTGGAGAGCACTCAAGCCTTCAAAG CGGACATCAATCAGACACAACCCACACTGGGGGTGACATCACAGAGCTCCGCCCTGGAGGACAG TGACATCACAGCCCGCTCCCTCTCAGGTGAAGTCCTCCGACTGGAAGAGATTCTTCAGCAGCTGCAGCTCGACCTGCTAAAG GAGCAGCGGGACAAAGCTGCACTGCAGCAGCAGGTGCTGAGCCTCCGTCAGGAGAACCACCGCCTGCAGATGGAGAGCCACAGCGCCGCCAAGCACATCAGGAGGTTTGCCGCCTGGATGCTGCGCCAGGATTCATTACCATAG